GGCTCGCGACGGCCCGGCATTCCCGCTTCGACAGGCCCTACACATCACTGGTCTACCAGCCGATGGTCGAACTGCTGGCCTATCTGAGGACCAACGGGTTCAAGACCTTCATCGTCTCCGGCGGCGGGGTCGAGTTCATGCGGCCCTGGACCGAAAAGGCCTACGGCATCCCGCCCGAGCAGGTGGTCGGGTCGAGCGGCAAGACCGTCTATCGCCTGGAAGGCGACACCCCCGTCATCGACAAGCTGCCGACGGTGGAGTTCGTGGATGACGGCCCGGGAAAACCCGTGGGGATCAACCGCTTCATCGGCCGCCGCCCGGTCTTCGCCGCCGGGAACTCCGACGGCGATCTTCAGATGCTGCAATGGACGACCCTGAACTCGGGGCCGCGCTTTGCCCTGATCGTTCACCACACGGATGGCGAGCGCGAATACGCCTACGACCGCCAATCGCGCGTGGGCCGGCTCGACAAGGCGCTCGACGATGCGCCCCGGCGCGGCTGGCTCGTCGTCGACATGAAGAACGACTGGAAGACGATCTTCAAACCATGACCGAGGAGGAGCGGACCATGAGCGGCCATCATCGCGAACCGGACGACAGGAGGGATGCCGGCGGGTCCGGCGTCAATCGGCGCGACCTGCTGCTGTCGGGCACGGCGACCGTGCTCGCCACCATCGCCAGCTCCTCCGCGCAGGCGCAGGCCCAGCAGCCGCAAGCGACGCCCGCTCCCGCGGCCGGACAGAAGCCCAACATCCTCATGATCATGGGCGACGATATCGGCTGGTTCAATCCGAGCATCTATCACCGCGGCATCATGGGATATCGGACGCCCAGCATCGACCGCATCGGCAGTGAGGGCGCGCTGTTCACCGACTGGTACGGCGAGCAGAGCTGCACGGCAGGGCGCGCGGCCTTCATCACCGGGCAGTCGCCGATCCGCACCGGACTGACCAAGGTCGGGCTGCCGGGAGCGGATGTCGGTCTTCAGGCGCAGGATCCGAGCGTGGCCGAACTGCTCAAGCCCATGGGATACATGTGCGGGCAGTTCGGCAAGAATCATCTCGGCGACAAGGATGAGTTTCTGCCGACCAATCACGGCTTTGACGAGTTCTTCGGCAATCTCTATCATCTCAATGCCGAGGAGGAGCCGGAAAATCCCGATTATCCCAAGGATCCCAATTTCCGCAGACGGTTCGGCCCGCGCGGCGTCATCCGGTCATCCGCCGACGGCCGGATCGAGGATACCGGGCCGCTCACCCGCAAGCGGATGGAGACCATCGACGACGAGACCTGCGCTGCCGCTCTGGATTTCATCGACCGCCAGCAACGCGCCGGGAAGCCGTGGTTCTGCTACTTCAATTCGACGCGCATGCACGTCAACACCCATCTCAAGCCTGAATCCGACGGCAAAACCGGCACGGGCCTGTACCCTGACGGCATGGTCGAGCACGACAACCATGTCGGCCAATTGCTGAAGAAACTCGACGATCTCGGCGTCGTACAGAACACCATCGTGGTCTATACCACCGACAACGGCGCCGAGGTGATGACCTGGCCGGATGGCGGCTCGACGCCCTTCCGGGGCGAGAAGGCGACCAACTGGGAGGGCGGCTTCCGCGTGCCGATGCTGATCCGCTGGCCCGGCGTGATCAGGCCCGGCACCGTCTACAACGAGATGTTCTCGCACTACGACCTGATCCCGACTTTCTGCGCGGCCGGCGGCGAGCCGGACGTCGTGGCCAAATGCCTGACGGGCCATCAGGCGGGCACCAAGACCTTCAAGGTCCATCTCGACGGCTACAACCTGATGCCGTTCTTCACCGGGAGCGTGAAGGATTCCCCACGCCGGGAGTTCCTCTATTGGAACGACGACGGCGAACTGGTCTCGATCCGCGTCGGGGACTGGAAAGTCGTCTTCAAACCACAGGAGAACAAGGGAATTGGCGTGTGGCGGCGCGAATTCACGAATCTGCGGACCCCGATGCTCTACAATCTGCGGGCCGATCCCTTCGAGCGCGGCGACGAGTCATTCGAATACGACAAATGGTTCTTCGATCGCGCCTTTGTGGTCGTGCCGGCTCAGGCCGTGGTGGCGCAGTGGCTTTCGAGCTTCAAGGACTTCCCGATCCGGCAGAAGCCCGCGAGCTTCAACCTCGACGAGGTGATGCAGAAGATGAGCCCGAAGAACTGACCGCACTTCTGACGGGGCGGCCGATGCCCTTGCCGCCGCCCCGCCCTCCGATACGGATGAGGGTTTCATGTTTCAAGGACGCTCGTGAGTACGTGAATCAAGGCCTGCGCGAGGGGGATGTCGACTGTTGTCCGCAGGGCACGGTCGACCCGTTCACGATCGCGAGGGATCGCCTCCTTCTCGGCGGACGCAGCGGAAGCCGATATGGCTCGTCGAGGTGTCGATGGGGTGCGGATGCCGGGCGGCCGGGCGATAGCGGCGGCAGTAATTCGGGGCGCACAGGTGCGAGCCTCCCTTCACGACCTTGCGGGGAATCTTGATCGCGGGCTCGCCCGGATCGTAGCTGCTCTCCGCCCTTCCGCTACGAGGGTTCTCCGGGATGCAGCAGGCCTTCTGCGCATCCTCGGGATGCCTCGGGCTGTACCAGTCGCCCGTCCACTCCCAGACGTTGCCGATCATGTCGTACAGGCCGTAGCCGTTGGGCGGGAACGATCCGACCGGCGAGGTGCGCTCGTAGCCGTCGAGCATCGTGTTCTGGAACGGGAACTGCCCCTGCCAGGTATTGGCCATCTGCTCCCCGCCGGGTGTGAGCTCGTCGCCCCAGGCGAACTCCTTGGCCTCGAGGCCGCCCCGGGCGGCGAATTCCCATTCGGCCTCTGTCGCCAAGTCCTTGCCGGCCCAGCGGGCGTAGGCGAGGGCGTCGGTATAGCTGACATGGACCACGGGATGGTCCTCCAGTCCCTTGAGGTTGCTGGTAGGGCCGTAAGGCCGCTTCCAGTTGACCCCGAAGGCGAAGGTCCACCACTGGCTCCAGTCCCGCAGGTCGACGGGGTGACCGGGCGGGGTGAACAGCAGGGATCCGGCCCGCAACATTTCCTTTTTCGCGCCTGGATAGTCCCTGGCATCGGGCACCATCTCGGCCGTCGTGACGTGGCCCGTTGCCTGGACAAAGGCCTTGAACTGGCGGTTGGTGACGGGGGTCGCATCCATCCAGAACCCGTCCACGCTCACGCGGTGGACGGGCGCCTCCTCGGGGTAGTGGTCGTTCGATCCCATGGCGAACGTGCCGCCCGGAATGCGGACCATGTCGTCGTCAGTCGATGGCTTCGTGGAATTGGCTGCATGTTTCATGGGATCGATATGGGGTTGAGGGGTGGTAAGGCAGAAGGCTTGCGGGGCGCTGGCGTGCGCCGCCGCAGATCGGCTCTGAGCCTTTTGAAATCGGCGGCAAGGGCCCTGCCTTCGATCTTAGACCAATGTGCGGCAGGAGGGCGCCGGCGAAACAGGAAGGCTTCGAGGTTCTCGACGGCGGTTTTCGTATCGGTCCATTCCATGGCGGGGAGGCGTGATCGCCAGGTGAGATAGGCCTGGTAGGTGCGGTCAGCCTCACCCGATCTCGCCGCCTTGAGCAATGCCCTGAAGGCGGCGCCCTCGGACCTGGAGGCACAGTCTCGCTCCGCACGCCACCGGCTGAGCGCGCCGGGGCCGAGGCGCCATGCGAGCCACCCCAGGAGGCAGGCCGGAACGAGCACGGCGAGCGCTTCTCCGAGATCCCTCCAGGTGAACCGCCACGGGCCGAACGGGCGGGCCGGTGACGCGGGCGTCGGGACCGCTGAAACCGTGACGGCGCGACCGGCTGCGCTCTCCTCCCTCGGCACGGAGTTGCGAAGATCCCACCACGGCTGCGTCACGGCGGGTAGCGCATACGAGCCGGGACGCTCGAACACGTAGGTCAGCGTGTCCGCCCGTCGCCCCGTCAGGTTCCCGCGAGCGATCCTGTCCTCGGACAGGGGAGGCTCCGCATACACCCTCACGCCGTCCGGCGCCGACAGCGGGACCGCCTGCATCGCCAGGGCCGGGACGTCGGCCGCTTCCCGGCGGATGATCCGCGTCATCGCATCGCCGGCCTTGAGGGCCGTCCCGTCCGGCCCGGACCAGGTCTCGCTCAGTGACACGGATGTCGAGGCGATCACGGGCGTCGATGGATCGACGCCCTGCGGCACCCGGACGCTGACCGGAGTCGGGGTGCCCTCGGCCGTTCCGACGGGAGCGCCACGCGGGTCGAGAAATGTGACCCGGGCGGGCGGGAGGGTGAAGACGCCGCCCCGTCGGGGATAAACGGCGAACTCGAAGCGCTGTCCGACGTAATCGCGACCGTCGATGCGCTCGCGCATGGTGGTCCCCTGACTCTCGAACCGGAATGTCTGGAATCCCGGTGCATCGGGAACGTAAACCCGCGGCGGCCGTGGCATCGTGCCTGGAAAGAGCACGTCGACAGAGAGGGCGATCCTCTCGCCGATCACGGCACCCTCGGTGGGGTTCGCGGTTTGCCGGATGACGGCGTCCTGCTCAGGCTGAGGCTGGGCCGAGGACGCAGCCGGCGCGAGAAGCAGGAGCGGGATGAGAAGCGCAAGGGGGCTCTTGGCGTTCCTGCTCATGGCGCTCCTGCTCATGGCGCTCCTCTTGCCGATGATGAGTCCTGGTTCTGAAGCTGGTAGGCGAATTTCGCCCGCAGGAAATCTGCGGGTCTCGTCTGGACTCCGCGCAGCCAGAGCGCCCGCACCGCTTCATCGGACATGGGAGCCCCTCCTGTCACCGGTGCGTCCTTGCCGTCTCCGCCTTTCGGCTTGTTCGGGTCGAAGACGACCTCGTCGGGCTTGGAATCGGTGTTGCCCGTATCGCCTCCCGTCGTCTTCATCCGTTCGGCGCGAAGCCTCGCCAGAGTCCGGTTGGCTTGTGCCTCCGCCCAGCCGGGCTCGCGTTCGAGCGCACGATCGTAACGCTTCACCGCGCTGTCGTATTGTCCGAGCATCACGAGGGCATTGCCGTGATCATAGGCGGCCTCGGCGGTATCGAGGCCGGACAGGGTCTGAGCCGCTTCCTTGAACGCGCCCGCCCGGAACAGGGCCACGCCACGCCGCATGGGGTCGGCGAACGCATCGGCGGCCTCCTGATATCGGCCCTCGTGCATGGCCCAGGCGCCGCGCTGGTCCGGCGTGAGCAGGAGGTTGCGCCAGCCGGAGAGGGGCCCGAGAATCCCGAGGCCGATCACGACCGCGCCTGCGATGCTCGCGTATGTGTGCCGGGCTAGCGCATCGTGCGAAAAAGTGGACCCGGTTTTTGGCCAGAACGATGCGCTCTTTCCAAGAAGGGAGCATCGAATCGATCCCAAAAGTGGATTCCAGTTTTGGGTCCGATGCTCTAGGAGCCAGGACATCCATTCGACCACGTTGCGGATCGTGCGCGCCATGGCCTCAGCTCCCCAGGACCCAGCCGCGCCGGAACCAGGCGAGGGCGAGGAAAGCGAGCAGGGGCGTCATCCAGTAGCCCGCCTCGTGCCATCGCTCGCCCTCGCCGGCGACGTCGCCGTTGGCGGTCGCTCGGTCGAGGCGGCGGGCGATGGCGTCGGCGTCGGAGCGGTCGGGCGTCATTCCCTGGAGCAAGGCATCGAGAGTGGATGCGGCCGAAGCGAGATCGTCCGCGGCATCGAGGCGGGCGGGAGGCAGCGCTGCCCAGAGCGTTGCCTCGACCGGCAGCTTGCCGGAGCTCTTCATGAGGGCCGCCTGATCGGGCGATACGGCATCCGCCATGACGAGAACCGATCCTCCCTTGCCGCCGTCCCGGAGAACGGCGGAAGCCAGACGAGCCGCCTCGGCGAGGCTGTCACCCTCCCGGGGCATGATCTCGGGCGAAAGGGCCTGGGCCATCGCGATCACCACGTCCTTGTCCGGTGTCGGCGGCAGGACAAGGTGAACCGATCCGGCATAGGCGACAAGCCCCGTCGAGGCGCCTTCGCGCGCCGTCACGAGGTCCGAGAGCTTCTGCACGGCCCGCGCAAGGCGGCTCGGTGGCAGATCCTCGGTCTTCATCGAGGGCGTCACCTTGAGGACGATCATCACGGGCGGGCGAGCGTCGGCGAAGGGTGAGGGCTCCCGTTTCCAGGTCGGCCCCGCAAGCGCCAGCGCGCCGAGGATCCACGCCGCGAGCAGGAGGTCGTGGGGAGAGAGGCGAGACTTCCTGTCCGCGCCGACGGTCAGGGCCCGCAGGATGGCAGGATCGATCACCGTCGCCCATCGTGAGGTGGCGGCGGCCCCCTTGCGAAGATGCCACCAGAGGAAGGCGGCAGGAACGAGCAGCCCCAGCCACCACGGCCGCAGGAAATGGAACGAGGCCAGCGCGGAACTCACGGGGCCGCCTCCCGCCGTCCGGCGAGGGGAGCCGGACGGCGGTTCCGGATCAGGATGGCGAGGGCCGCTCCCATGCTCACCAGCAGGGCGGCGGCGAGCGGAATCCAATAGAGATCGGTCTTCGGCCGGAAGGAGACGGTCTCGATGCGCCGGGTCTCGACCTCGTCCAGGCGCCGGTAGATCCCGGCAAGCTGCTGCCGGTCGAGGGCGCGGTAGAAGCCCCCGCCCGTCTTCTCCGCCACCTCCTTGAGCGCGGCCTCGTCGAGTTTGTCCTCGCCTGCGGCGGTGGGGTCTCCGATGGCGATGGTGTGGATGACGATGCCGCGATCCCTGGCGACGCCCGCCGCTTCGCCGGGCGGTACCTTGCTGGCCGTATCGTTGCCGTCGGTCAGGGCAATGATCGTCTTCGTCTTCACGGTCGACTTGTCGAAGAGCGAGATGCCAAGGCCGATTGCGTCCCCGAAGGCCGTGCGGGGACCGGCCATGCCGACGGCCGTCTCCTGTACGAGCCGGCGGGCAAGAGTGAGGTCGGTGGTGAACGGCACGAGGGTGAACGGCGCATCGCCGAAGACCACCAAGCCGATCCGGTCACCCCGGCGCCGCGAGACGAAGTCGTCGAGCACCTGCTTGAGGGCCGTGATCCGATCCACCCTTCGTCCCTGCGCATCCACGAAATCCTTCGTGTCCATGGAGGCCGAGAGATCCACGAGCAGGAGCATGTCGCGGGTCGGGACATCGCGGTGCAGGGGCGGCTCGATCCATTGCGGACGCATGGTGCTCGCGAGCATGAGGATCCAGCAGACGATGAGAACCGCCATACGTCCGGCGCCTCGCCGGGCAGGGGCGGTGCCGCCTCCCGACACCTGTCCGGTGAGTGCCGCCAGGGTGCCGAAGAAGGGGACCCTCACGGCCGCTCGGCGCTCCGTATAGGGAGGAGCGAACCTGAAGACGAGCCAGGGCAGGGGAAGCAGCAGAGCCGGCCAGAGATAGGCGAAGGTCAGCACGTCAGCCCTCCCGCGCCCGATGGTTCCGGAGCCATCGCCGCGCATCCGCACTGGCGGTCGCTACGTCTTCCGCCGTCATGGTCGCCCCTTGCGCGTAGACGAGGTTGGGAAGAAGGCGGGCGGGGCCCGACGTGAAGGCCGTCGTGCCGCCCGTCCGGTCCAGGAGGGCCAGGAAGGCTGCTCCGCTGAGGGAGGCGACCTGCTCGCGGCCATAGGCGACGATGGCGGCTCGCTTGAGGAGCGGCAGGATCGCGGCGGCGTCCGGTGCGGCATCGAGTTCCCGGAGAGCTTCGCGGCGATAGGCATTGGCGCGATGGCGGCGCCAAGCCCGAACCGACGCCACGGGAACGGCCAGGAGTATCCCTGCGAGGATGATCCAGACGCCCGGGGCAAAGGGCCACAAGGATACAGGGGGTGGGAGAACGATGTCGCGAAGATTGGCGAGGTCGGCCGGATCGCTGCTCATGACCGTGCTTCTCTTCTGGCTTCTCTTCGTGCTTCTCTTGGCGCATGCTCGCGAACGGAAGCGGTCATCCGCCGCCCCAGCAGGTCACGGAGCTGGTCGACCGGATCAAGATCCGCCCGGATCGGCAGGACCGGGATCGACCGTTGACGGGAGAAGCGCTCGATCGTCCGCCGGCGCTTCTCGAATGCCTGGGTGAACCGGCCTCGGAGGGCGCTGGACAACGTGTCGACCTCGATTTTCCGATCTCCCTCGGTGACGAAAGCGGAGCCGACCGGCGGAAGATCGGCTTCGAGAGGATCATAGACGAAGACGCCTAGGACATCGTTGTGGGCCGTGAGCGCCGTCACACGCTCCACGGTCTCCTCGTCGCTTCCGGCGGCATCCGTGATCAGGCACAAGAGGCCGTCATGCTTTAAAAGCGGCTGCGCCCGGCGGAGTGCCTCGTTGAGAGCCTCCGGTCGGGTCCTTTCCCCGATCCTGCCGGGCAGATCCTGACTGGCCTTGGCGACGGCATCGATGACGTTCATGGCTCCTGCGTCCCGGGCTCGCGGCTTGATCGTCGCCGTTTCGGTATCGCCGAACACGATGGCGCCGATGCGATCGCCTAGCGACGTCACGCGCCAGGCCGAAGCGGCGGCGACTTCGGCGGCGGCCACCGATTTCGTGGCCCGACGACTGCCGAAGAACATCGACAGACGCTGATCGACCAGCAGGAGAACGGTCCTGTCTCGTTCCTCCGTGTAGACGCGCACGAATGGATCGCGCAGGCGGGCGGTGGCGTTCCAGTCGATCGTGCGGGTGTCGTCGCCGGGATAGTATGGACGCAGCTCCTCGAAGTTCAGCCCGCGGCCGCGAAGCCGCGATGCATGGCGCCCCGCAAGAACGCTGTGGACGGGCTGGCGGGGCAGGAAGCTGAAGCCTCGCGCCTTGTTCCGCAGCCGGATCAGTTCATCGACCGTTACGGAAATTCGGCCCTGGAGAGCCGGGGGATGGTGGAGTGATCCGCCTGATGCCATCCGCACCTCCATCCTTTCGGGGTCAGGCGGCAACCGCCACCTGCCGGACGATCTCGTCGATCACGTCGTCGGGCTTCACCCCGTCGGCCGTCGCTTCGTAGCTCAGGGACACCCGGTGGCGGAGGCAGTCGTGCGCGACGGCCTGCACGTCCTCAGGCACGACGTAGTCCCGTCCCTGAAGCCACGCGTAGGCCCTCGACGCCCGATCGAGCGCCAGCGAGCCACGCGGGCTGGCGCCGATGGCGATCCACTGCTTGAGGTTGTCGCCGTACTCGGCCGGGCGCCGGGTGGCCGCAATCAGTCCCACCATGTAGGTCTCGATCGCCGCGGCGGAGGTGATGCGGTCGATCTCGCGCCTTGCATCGAAGATCGCCTGCTGCGGAATCTTGGGAGAGGTGGCAGGGGATGCAGGTTCCGCGCTTTCCTCACGAACGAGGCGGAGCACCTTCACCTCGTCGGCATCGCTCGGATAATCGATGCGGACATGCATGAGGAAGCGGTCCATCTGGGCCTCGGGGAGGGGATAGGTCCCCTCCTGCTCGATGGGGTTTTCGGTCGCCAGCACCATGAACAGATCGGGCAGCCTGTAGCGCTTGCCCGCGACCGTCACCTGCCGCTCCTCCATGGCCTCGAGCAGGGCGGACTGGACCTTGGCCGGGGCGCGGTTGATCTCGTCGGCCAGGACGAGGTTGCCGAAGACGGGGCCTTGGCGGAACTCGAATGTGCCGTTGCCCTGGCCGTCGCTGCGGTAGATCTCGCCGCCGGTCACGTCGGAGGGCAGGAGATCGGGCGTGAACTGGATCCGGCTGAAATCCGCCTCGAGGTTGCGTGCGAGGCTCTTGATGGCGCGTGTCTTGGCCAAGCCCGGCAAGCCTTCGATCAGGACGTTGCCGTTCGCGAGGAGCGCGATGACCAGCCGCTCGACGACTCGCGCCTGACCGATGATCGCCTGGTTCACGCGCGATTGCAGGTCGAGGATGGCGTCGCGGGCAGACGCAGCCCGGTCTCCCGCTTCGTCTATGTCCAGGATTCGCGTTGCATCACCCACGTTCCATCATCCATGTTCCATCATCCACTTGGCCCACCTTGCTCGCCATTGCGATTCCGCTCGGTCATCGGCTCAGTTCGCCGCCTCGATACCGCTCGGTTTTCAGCTTCCGTCGAGGCCTCCGTTCCCGGGCCGTAGATGAGAGCGCCTCGGAAGCCTCGGGGAATGTGCGTCAGGAAAGAGCGACGGCTGCGGTCGGTATCACCAGCTTCGTCACCAATTTCTTGGCGGTCTTTTTCCCTCGGTGATTGAACCGTTGTCCGGCACGAGCCCGATCGACCTCTTTCAGAGCTTAGGAAGGCTGCCGAGGAGGGGTATTGGGGAAACACATGAGAGGCGGGCAGAAAAATACCGAGCGCCTGGGAACGGCTTGACCGTATCCTGGCGCACCGTGCGAATAGGTGGACCCGGCTTTTCGCAGCAAGCGATGCGCCGCTCTATCGTGGGCGCGTCGCATTGATTCCAAGGGGCGCATTGATCCCAAGAGTGGAATCCACTTTTACGTCCGAGGCTCTGGAGGGTTCGGTCGAGGCGACGATGCGAATGCGTGGGAGAGGGGCGGGGCCGCATGCGCGCCGCTGACCGCGCCCCCAGGACACGCCGCCAGTTTTTCTCAGCGGCCGTCTCGAACTGTCAGCCCGATGGCTCAATCGGTCAAGCACGTTGGGAAGGAGCGATCATACTGCTTTCGTTGCGTCGGTTGGGCCTTTCCGACGTCGGTGGAGTTTGCCTGGCAGAACACTGTCCACGGGCAATGGATGCCGCGGCTCTTAGAGCATCGAACGCAAATGTGGGCGCCGGCTTTGCGTGAGAAGATGCTCGAGATCATCGACTGACTGCATCGGATTAGGGTTCGATGTCACGTCCGAGGCTATAAGCCCGGCGGTTGCAGTTTTCGATCCGGACATCACCAAAACGAAGGATAACTTCGATGATCTCCGTTCCTCTCGCACGCATCCGACACGCCGGCATCGCGGCACCGGCCATTCTCCTGGCGGGAGCGATCCTGGCACAGACGTCGGAAAGGTCCTTGGGAGGATCGAAGCCTGATCAATCCACGATCCAGGATGGTCGAAATCAGGCGGGGACGCGAGCGGGCGGAGACAAGAGCGCGGGGGATGCCGACAAGAAGTTCCGAGAACTCGACCGCCGGATGAGCCGCACGATGCGCAGCGTTTGCGGCAGATGCTAGAGCATCGTGCGGAACAGTGGATCCGGGTTTCGTGACACGGATTCGGATTTGGGCTCGATGCCACGTCCGATGCCGTAGAGCTTGAGGCTTTGCAGGCAACCGGATCCTCTTTTCGCCGGGGCCTCGGCTCTTAACGGTACGTGAGTGGCGCAAACTATCGGAAGGCCGCGCGATCGACGTGCGGACTGGGGATCGCGCAAGAGTGCCGTTTCGCCGTTCGTCTCCTTGAAGGGAGCGAGGACAAAGCATTCAACTTGAGCATGTTCGAGGAGGATAGCGAATGACAACCGCATCAAAGAGGTCGTCGATGTCGGACACGATGCGCAGCGCCGCCGAGCTGGCTATGCCGATGGGTGACGGTCAGGCTGTAGCGAGGGCGGTGCAAACGTGGCTTTCCGCTACGAGCCAGTACCATCGCGAGATGATGGAATTCATGTCCAGGCGTCTTGAGAAGGACGGCGTAGCCATGCGGGATATTCTTGGTTGCCGGAACTTCGCGGATGCAGTGACGCTTCATTCACACTGGATGGAGGAAACGCTACGCGACTACAACGCCGAGATGTCCAAATTGATGACCATCTACAGCCATTCCGTGAACGGTGGAGAGCAGGGCAGTGGGCGATAGCGATCGGTCATGAATCGGGCACTCCTTCGACTACTCCCATGATTGACGCCGTGCCGCCTGCACGGTCAAAAGGGCTGCGCTGCCGCCCTGCGCGGGAGTATCAATTGAGGCGACGGTCGGAAATCGCTTCCTTGAAATGGACCAGTTTGTGGAGCTTGTGGCGATCCACCCCAAGTTCTCCGGCCCATTCGCTCAAGGCGGAGCTGTAAAGCTGGGCGAGAAACCGCGTCGGGTTTTCTGCTCCGCCCCTCAGCCTTACGAGTTCATTCA
This window of the Microvirga sp. TS319 genome carries:
- a CDS encoding HAD family hydrolase, with amino-acid sequence MRFLKGIRILAVAAIATGSAALQAVAQTDALPSWNEGPAKAAITDFIQRVTLQGGPDFVPVSERIATFDNDGTLWTEQPMYVEAEFVLARAEEMARSNPDLADRQPFKAILGKGRADLVTLPEQDIADLAIATHSGMTTSAFERTVLDWLATARHSRFDRPYTSLVYQPMVELLAYLRTNGFKTFIVSGGGVEFMRPWTEKAYGIPPEQVVGSSGKTVYRLEGDTPVIDKLPTVEFVDDGPGKPVGINRFIGRRPVFAAGNSDGDLQMLQWTTLNSGPRFALIVHHTDGEREYAYDRQSRVGRLDKALDDAPRRGWLVVDMKNDWKTIFKP
- a CDS encoding arylsulfatase, which encodes MSGHHREPDDRRDAGGSGVNRRDLLLSGTATVLATIASSSAQAQAQQPQATPAPAAGQKPNILMIMGDDIGWFNPSIYHRGIMGYRTPSIDRIGSEGALFTDWYGEQSCTAGRAAFITGQSPIRTGLTKVGLPGADVGLQAQDPSVAELLKPMGYMCGQFGKNHLGDKDEFLPTNHGFDEFFGNLYHLNAEEEPENPDYPKDPNFRRRFGPRGVIRSSADGRIEDTGPLTRKRMETIDDETCAAALDFIDRQQRAGKPWFCYFNSTRMHVNTHLKPESDGKTGTGLYPDGMVEHDNHVGQLLKKLDDLGVVQNTIVVYTTDNGAEVMTWPDGGSTPFRGEKATNWEGGFRVPMLIRWPGVIRPGTVYNEMFSHYDLIPTFCAAGGEPDVVAKCLTGHQAGTKTFKVHLDGYNLMPFFTGSVKDSPRREFLYWNDDGELVSIRVGDWKVVFKPQENKGIGVWRREFTNLRTPMLYNLRADPFERGDESFEYDKWFFDRAFVVVPAQAVVAQWLSSFKDFPIRQKPASFNLDEVMQKMSPKN
- a CDS encoding formylglycine-generating enzyme family protein, with the translated sequence MKHAANSTKPSTDDDMVRIPGGTFAMGSNDHYPEEAPVHRVSVDGFWMDATPVTNRQFKAFVQATGHVTTAEMVPDARDYPGAKKEMLRAGSLLFTPPGHPVDLRDWSQWWTFAFGVNWKRPYGPTSNLKGLEDHPVVHVSYTDALAYARWAGKDLATEAEWEFAARGGLEAKEFAWGDELTPGGEQMANTWQGQFPFQNTMLDGYERTSPVGSFPPNGYGLYDMIGNVWEWTGDWYSPRHPEDAQKACCIPENPRSGRAESSYDPGEPAIKIPRKVVKGGSHLCAPNYCRRYRPAARHPHPIDTSTSHIGFRCVRREGGDPSRS
- a CDS encoding BatD family protein — protein: MSRNAKSPLALLIPLLLLAPAASSAQPQPEQDAVIRQTANPTEGAVIGERIALSVDVLFPGTMPRPPRVYVPDAPGFQTFRFESQGTTMRERIDGRDYVGQRFEFAVYPRRGGVFTLPPARVTFLDPRGAPVGTAEGTPTPVSVRVPQGVDPSTPVIASTSVSLSETWSGPDGTALKAGDAMTRIIRREAADVPALAMQAVPLSAPDGVRVYAEPPLSEDRIARGNLTGRRADTLTYVFERPGSYALPAVTQPWWDLRNSVPREESAAGRAVTVSAVPTPASPARPFGPWRFTWRDLGEALAVLVPACLLGWLAWRLGPGALSRWRAERDCASRSEGAAFRALLKAARSGEADRTYQAYLTWRSRLPAMEWTDTKTAVENLEAFLFRRRPPAAHWSKIEGRALAADFKRLRADLRRRTPAPRKPSALPPLNPISIP
- a CDS encoding VWA domain-containing protein, coding for MSSALASFHFLRPWWLGLLVPAAFLWWHLRKGAAATSRWATVIDPAILRALTVGADRKSRLSPHDLLLAAWILGALALAGPTWKREPSPFADARPPVMIVLKVTPSMKTEDLPPSRLARAVQKLSDLVTAREGASTGLVAYAGSVHLVLPPTPDKDVVIAMAQALSPEIMPREGDSLAEAARLASAVLRDGGKGGSVLVMADAVSPDQAALMKSSGKLPVEATLWAALPPARLDAADDLASAASTLDALLQGMTPDRSDADAIARRLDRATANGDVAGEGERWHEAGYWMTPLLAFLALAWFRRGWVLGS
- a CDS encoding VWA domain-containing protein — protein: MLTFAYLWPALLLPLPWLVFRFAPPYTERRAAVRVPFFGTLAALTGQVSGGGTAPARRGAGRMAVLIVCWILMLASTMRPQWIEPPLHRDVPTRDMLLLVDLSASMDTKDFVDAQGRRVDRITALKQVLDDFVSRRRGDRIGLVVFGDAPFTLVPFTTDLTLARRLVQETAVGMAGPRTAFGDAIGLGISLFDKSTVKTKTIIALTDGNDTASKVPPGEAAGVARDRGIVIHTIAIGDPTAAGEDKLDEAALKEVAEKTGGGFYRALDRQQLAGIYRRLDEVETRRIETVSFRPKTDLYWIPLAAALLVSMGAALAILIRNRRPAPLAGRREAAP
- a CDS encoding DUF4381 domain-containing protein → MSSDPADLANLRDIVLPPPVSLWPFAPGVWIILAGILLAVPVASVRAWRRHRANAYRREALRELDAAPDAAAILPLLKRAAIVAYGREQVASLSGAAFLALLDRTGGTTAFTSGPARLLPNLVYAQGATMTAEDVATASADARRWLRNHRAREG
- a CDS encoding DUF58 domain-containing protein, with the protein product MASGGSLHHPPALQGRISVTVDELIRLRNKARGFSFLPRQPVHSVLAGRHASRLRGRGLNFEELRPYYPGDDTRTIDWNATARLRDPFVRVYTEERDRTVLLLVDQRLSMFFGSRRATKSVAAAEVAAASAWRVTSLGDRIGAIVFGDTETATIKPRARDAGAMNVIDAVAKASQDLPGRIGERTRPEALNEALRRAQPLLKHDGLLCLITDAAGSDEETVERVTALTAHNDVLGVFVYDPLEADLPPVGSAFVTEGDRKIEVDTLSSALRGRFTQAFEKRRRTIERFSRQRSIPVLPIRADLDPVDQLRDLLGRRMTASVREHAPREARREARREARS
- a CDS encoding AAA family ATPase, yielding MGDATRILDIDEAGDRAASARDAILDLQSRVNQAIIGQARVVERLVIALLANGNVLIEGLPGLAKTRAIKSLARNLEADFSRIQFTPDLLPSDVTGGEIYRSDGQGNGTFEFRQGPVFGNLVLADEINRAPAKVQSALLEAMEERQVTVAGKRYRLPDLFMVLATENPIEQEGTYPLPEAQMDRFLMHVRIDYPSDADEVKVLRLVREESAEPASPATSPKIPQQAIFDARREIDRITSAAAIETYMVGLIAATRRPAEYGDNLKQWIAIGASPRGSLALDRASRAYAWLQGRDYVVPEDVQAVAHDCLRHRVSLSYEATADGVKPDDVIDEIVRQVAVAA
- a CDS encoding phasin family protein, producing the protein MSDTMRSAAELAMPMGDGQAVARAVQTWLSATSQYHREMMEFMSRRLEKDGVAMRDILGCRNFADAVTLHSHWMEETLRDYNAEMSKLMTIYSHSVNGGEQGSGR